CTCGATGGGCCTGATCCTCGGCGGCGCGCTGACCGAGGTCGGCTGGCGCTGGACCTTCCTGATGCCCGGCCCGGTCGCCCTGATCGTGCTGCTGTTCGGCATCAAGCTGATCCCGAGCAGCCCGCGCGACGATGCCTCGGGCGGGTACGACGTACCAGGCGCGATCACCGTCACCGGCGGCATGCTGGCCCTCGTCTACGCGGTTGTCGGCGCGGAGCACGCCGGCTGGGTGTCCGTCCAGACCATCGGGCTGTTCGTCCTCGCCGCGGTTCTGCTGGCCGGATTCGTCGCCATCGAGCTGCGTACGAAGAACCCGCTGGTCCGGCTGGGCATCCTGCGCAACCCGTCGCTGCGGCGCGCGAACCTCGCCATCCTGACCGTGTTCGGCTCGTACGTCGCGTTCCAGCTGATCGGCACCATGTACCTGCAGAACCTGCTCGGCTGGTCGTCCTTCCAGACCGCGCTGGGCTTCCTGCCGGCCGGCATCCTGGTCGTCACGCTGTCGCCGAACGTCGGCAAGATCGTCGACCGGGTCGGTACCGAGAAGATGATCATCGTCTCGATGGCGCTGTTCGTCGCCGGGTACGCCCTGTCGCAGCGGATCGGCCCGGAGTCGGAGTACTTCTCCACCGTGTTCCCGACCATCATGCTGCTCGGTCTCGGGTTCGCGATCGGGTTCCCGTCGCTGAATATCCAGGCCGTGTCCGGCGTACCGGACCACGAGCAGGGGCTGGCGTCCGGCCTGTTCAACACCTCCAACCAGGTGGGTGGCGCGGTCGTACTCGCGATCGTGACCGCGGTGATCAGCAGCCAGACCGTCGGCGTGACCGCGCCCACCGGGGTGCTGTCGGCGTACAAGTCCGGGCTCGGGGTCGTGACCGGGATCGCGGCGCTCGGGCTGGTGATCGCCCTCACCGGGCTGCGCGGCCTGAAGGCGCGGCGGGCGGCCGAGGAAGCCGAGGCGGCCGAACTGGCAGCGGTACAGAAGGAGCTGGCGGCGGAGGAGATGGAGCCGGCGGCGTGACAACAACCAGCTCCGCTCGGGGCTGTGCGGTGATATGACAGCACGTGGTGCGGACTCCTTCGGGGGTCCGCACCACTGCATTTCGGGGGTTACCCCGATTGGTTTCGGCCCCGCGGAGTGCTGGACTTGGAACATGGACGAGCGAAGCGAGGGCATCATCAAATACAGCGAGCATTGCTCATGCCCGCCCGGAGCGAAGCGAGGACGGGCATGAGCAACCAGAGCTACGACCAGAAGGTCAAGGACATCCTGGACCGGGTCGCCAACGGTCACCTGTCACCCGAGGAGGCCACCACGCTGATCGCCGCCCTCAAGCCGGCCCCATCCGAAGGCCCCGGCGCATCCGAGGCCCCCGGCGTACGCGGTGCGGCCGGCCCGGCGGCCAACGCTCCGGTTGCCGACAACGGAGACCCCACCTCCTGGCCCCGCCCCTCAACCGGCGACACCCCGTCCCCCACAGCCTGGGCCGACGCCGTCGACTCCCCGACTGCCGAGCAACCGACGGTTGCGCCGTCCGGCGTGCAGGACAGTGTGCCCGGCGCGGTGACCGAGCCGGATGCTGCCTCGGATGAGGAGGAGTTGGTGGAGGAGCAGCACAGCAACGTGCCGATTCCTTCCGGGGTGCAGCGGGTGACGATCCGCGCGATCGGCCGCCGCGTACGCCTGATCGGCGAACCGGCAGTGAACGGTGTGGCCGTCGACGGACCGCACGTGATCAAGCGCGACGGCGACACCCTCGCGATCAGCAGCGAAGGCGACATGGGCGTCTCGATCGACGGTTTCAGCATGCTGCGGAACCCGACCGACCTGAAGGCGCACGTGAACGGCCTCGCCAAGGAACTCTCGATCCGCGTCAACCCGAACCTCCAGGTGGAGGTGGAGGTGACCGGCGGCAGCGTGAACGCCGAACGCGTCCCCGGCCTGTCCCGCGTCCGCGTCACCGCCGGCACCGCGAAGGTCGCCGACGTGGACGGCCCGATCGACGTCCTGGTCCAGGCCGGCACCGCCTCGGTGGACGGCCAGATCACCAAGGGCCGCTCCCGCGTCCGCGTCGAGTCCGGCACCGCCACGGTCGCCCTCCGCCGCGGCTCCGACGTCCGCGTCCACACCGAAGCCCAACTGGGCCGAGTCACCTGGACCGGCGCCGTCTCCGGCCAATCCAAAGACGTAGAAATCGGCCGCGGCCGAGCCGCCCTGGACGTAGAAGTCCTGGTAGGCACCGCCCAACTAACCTCTGACTGACCCACCCCCGACTGGCCTCGCCCCCGCCCCCGAGCCAGTCCGCTCGCCCTCTTACGCACAACCCTCCATTTCAGGGGGCATCCCCGCGACTGTGAACTGGTCCCCGAAAGTTGGACTGGCTGGGTAGGGAGCCTATGCCGTGAGGGTCTGGGTGCGGTATTGCACTGGGCTCAGGCCCTTGAGTGTTGTTGAGGTGCGGTGGTTGTTGTACCAGTGGATGTAGTCGGCGAGTGCGGTGGTGAACGCGTCGGCGCTGGTGAAGGTGGTGTGGTGGAAGAGTTCTTCTTTGAGGTGTCCGAAGAAGTTCTCGATGATGGCGTTGTCGTAGCAGTTGGCTTTGCGGGACATCGACTGGGTCGCGCGGGCGGTGGTGAGTAGGGCCTGCCAGGAGTGGTGCTGGTATTGGAAGCCTTGGTCGGAGTGGACCAGCAGGCCGGGGCTGGGGCGCTGGGTGGTGAGTGCTTGTTGCAGGCTGGAGTTGGTGAGTTGCAGGTTAGGTGAGTCGCTGGTTGTGTAGGCGATGATCTGGCGGTCGAACAGGTCCATGACCGGCGACAGGTAGAGCTTGCGGCCGGCGATGGCGAACTCGGTCACATCGGTGACCCACTTGCGGTTCGGAGCGGTGGCGGTGAAGTCACGGGCCAGCAGGTTCGGTGCGGTCTTGCCAGTCGCGCCGGTCGTGCTGGTCTGGCCTTTGAACGAGTTGTAGCGGCGGCGGCGCCGGACCAGGCAGACCAGCCCGAGGCGCCGCATCAGCGCCAGGACGGTCTTCTTCGCGACCCGCCAGCCGGCGGTCACCAGTTCGCGGTGGACGCGACGATGCCCGTAACGGCCTTTGTTGTTCTCGAACACTTCCCGGATGGCGGTCTTCAGGGCGGCGCGTGGGTCCGGCGAGGCGAGGCGGGCCTGGTGGTAGAAGAACGTCGACCGGGCCAGACCAGCAACCTCCAGCAATACCTCGAGGCGGTGGTCAGCCTTGAGAGCGGTGACGGCCTGGGCCTTCAGCGTCGTTGCTGGGCTCTCAAGGCACGCAATTTTCCCAGGTAGGCGTTTTCGGCCCGCAGCCGCTCGTTCTCGCGACGCAACCGCTCCAACTCACTCACCTCACCCAATTCACCCGCAGACCGGCCACGATCACCACCACCGGCACCCGGTGGGCGGCCCGGACGTTTCGGGCGCAACCCGTCATCACCCTCGTCGCGGTACTTACGGGCCCAGTTCTCGATCAATTTCGGCGACGACAACTCGAACTCCCGCGCGAGCGCGACCTTCGTCTCGCCCGCGAGAAACCGCCGGACCACCTCGCGCTTGACCTCGAACGAGAAGACCCGTTTCCCCGGCATCGCCACCAACGCTCCCGTACCTCGAACACGCCACCGGTCGTACAACCGGTTCACCGCTGAAGCACTCCCACTCAGCCGCACCGCGACCGCCTGCCGGCCCCAGCCAGCCTCGAACAACGCTACCGCCTCACACCGCTGCTCCTCAGACAACGAACTACCACCACGCATACAACCACTCCCCAGAATCAGAACTGAATTTCTCAGTCCAACTTCTGGGGAGCAGTTCACTGCAGGGTTGCCCCCTGATAATTCGAGGGGGGCAACCCTGTACCTCAGGGGATGTCCTCTCGGGTGGAGGGTTGTGCGGAACGGGCCGGTTCGGGGGCTGGTTGGGGTGGGTGTTCGGATCAGGTGGCAACCGCCTTCGCGGGGATGGTGCGGAGGTGGCGGAGGGGGGAGAGGTAGAGGAATGTGGTGCCGGCGAGGGTGCCTAGGCCGGTGATCCAGAGGGTGGGGTGGAGGCCGAAGGTGGTGCCCAGGGTGCCGCCGAGGAGGCTGCCGAGGGGGGTGGCGCTCCAGGAGACGAAGCTCATGGTGGCGCTGACTCGGCCTTGCAGGTCAGGTGGGCAGAGGCGTTGCTGGGTGCTGACCTGCAGGATGTAGCTGACGATGATGCAGAAGCCGGCCAGCAGGGTGCCGGCGACGAACCAGGTCACCTGCCAGCCGGGGGCGGTCAGTGCCTGGACGGTGAACGCGACCGCGATCCCGGTCGAGGAGAGCAGCAGCGTACGGGCGTCTCCGTACCTGCGACTGATCTTCTCGGTGACGGTTGACGCGACGATCGCGCCGAGCAGACCGATCATGCTGAGTACGCCGATCGTGGCGGGCTGCAGGTGTACCTCGCGGACCAGGTAGACGATCATGATCGCGCCGGCCGCGGACTGGAAGAGCATCGTCACCATCGTGTTCAGGGCCAGCGGCCGGAGCAGTGGATGGTGGAAGACGTAGCGCAGTCCGGCGCCGATCTCGCGGCGCAGGCCGGGACGCTCGGGGCGTACGGGCTCCGCTTCCGGCGTACGGATCGAGCGCAGCCAGAGCGCTGACCAGAGGAAGCTCAGCGCGTCCAGGCCGATTGTCAGCGCGGCGCCGAGCCATTGGACGAGCAAACCGCTCGCGCCGGCGCCGACCACCGCGCCGATCGAGTGGTTCGCGGCCAGTTTCGCGTTGCCGGGCAGCAACTGGTCGCGATCGAGGAGGCGCGGCAGGTACGAGTTGTGCGCCACGTCGAAGAGCACGGTCAGTACGCCGGCCGGGATCAGTACGAGGTACAGCTGGGTCAGCGTGAGTACGCCGAACCACCAGGCGATCGGGATCGACGCGAACAGCAGCGCGCGGAGCAGATCGGCGTACACGAGGACCGGTCGGCAGCGGATGCGGTCGGCCCAGGCGCCGGCGAACAGGCCGAGGCCGAGCCAGGCGGCGGTTTCGCAGGTCCGGAGCAGCGCGACCTGCAGGGTGGACGCGTTCAGATTGAGGACGGCGAGCAGGGGGATCGCGCCCATGGTCAGCCGGGTGCCGAGCTGACTGAGCAGGTCGGCGGCCCACAGGCGGCGGAAATCCGGGTGTCGCAGGATGCTCATTCCGCGACCGTAAGGGCTGAGTTGAGTCCTGTCGACTCAAGTATCAACAAAGTTGAGTCGACTGGACTCAATATAATTGGGAAGTGAAATTGTCGGTGATCTCCGGCAGGATGGGTGGCCTGCATCACATCCATAGGGGAGGACGAATGGCCGCAATCGAGGCAAGTGGCCTCGTGAAGACGTTCAAGGGCCGGAAGAACACGGTCAAGGCGCTGGACGGGATCGACCTCGACGTGCCCGAAGGCAGCGTGCTCGGCCTGCTCGGCCCGAACGGCGCGGGCAAGACGACAACGGTCCGGGTGCTGACCACGCTGATGAAACCCGACGCGGGTACGGCGCGGGTGCTCGGGCACGACGTGGTGAAGGACGCGGACATGGTCCGATCGCTGGTCGGGCTCTCGGGGCAGTACGCGGCCGTCGACGAGCTGCTCACCGGCCGGGAGAACCTGTGGATGTTCGGCCGGCTGTACCGGCTCGGCAGTCAGCAGGCGAAGGAGCGGGCGGAGGAACTGCTCGCGACGTTCGATCTGACCGAGGCGGCGGACCGGACCCTGAAGACGTACTCGGGTGGAATGCGCCGCCGGCTCGACCTGGCCGGTTCGCTGATCGCGCACCCGAAGGTGCTGTTCCTGGACGAGCCGACGACCGGCCTCGACCCGCGGTCCCGGATCGACCTCTGGAAGATCATCCGCGACCGGGTCCGCGAGGGGGTGACGATCCTGCTCACCACGCAGTACCTGGAGGAGGCCGACGAGCTGGCCGACAGCATCGCCGTGGTCGATCACGGCTCGGTGATCGCGCGCGGCACGGCCGACGAGCTGAAGGCGAAGGTCGGTGGCGAACGGATCGAGGTGGTCGTGCACGATCCGGCCGACACCACTCGCGCGCTGGAGTTGCTGACCACCGCGCTCGGCGTCGCCGATCCGGAGTCGACCACGATCGAGGAGCACACCCGGCGACTGACCGTACCGGCGCCGGGCGGGTCGAGCACGCTCGTCGAGGTGATCCGGACCCTGGACGCCGCGCGGATCCGGATCGCCGACATCGGGTTGCGGCGGCCGACCTTGGACGACGTGTTCCTCACCCTGACCGGGCACGAGGCCGAGCAGAAGGAGTCGCTGTGAGTGTGGAGCTGCCGGCCAAGGTGAACCCGCTGAGCCGGGCCCTGTCGGATGCCGGAATCCTTGCCTGGCGGAGCCTGAAGCGGATTCCGCGGACGCCGGACATGCTGATCTACGCGACCATCCAGCCGATCATGTTCGTGCTCCTGTTCGCGTACGTGTTCGGCAACGCGATCCCGATCCCGGGTTTCCCCGGACCGCGGGCGTACCGGGAGTTCCTGATGTCCGGGATCTTCGCGCAGACGATGGCGTTCGCGGTCGCGTCCGCGAGCGTCGGGCTGGCCGACGACATGTCGAAGGGCCTGATCGACCGGTTCAGGTCGTTGCCGATGGCAAGGTCCGGGGTGATCGCCGGGCGGGTGATCGGCGACCTGGTGTTCAACGCGTTCGTGATGCTGATCATGGTGATCTGCGGATTCATCGTCGGCTGGCGCTGGCACAACGGGATCGGCCAGGCGCTGGCCGCGTTCGCGATCCTGCTGCTGTTCGCGTTCGCGATGCTCTGGGTGGGCGCGCTGATCGGGCTGTCGGTCGGCGGGCCGGAGGTGGCGTCGTCGGCCGGGCTGATCTGGCTGTTCCCGCTGACCTTCCTGTCGAACGCGTTCGTCCCGACACCGCAGCTGCCGAAGGCCCTGCAACCGGTGGCCGAGTGGAACCCGATCTCGTCGATCGTCGCGGCCTGCCGGCATCTGTTCGGCAATCCGTCGCCGTTCGCCAGTCCGGACGGATTCCCGGCGCAGCATCCGGTCTGGCTGTCACTGATCTGGTGCGTGGCGATCATCGCCGTGTTCGCCCCGCTGGCCGTCCGCAAGTACCGCAGCGCGACCGGGCACTGACGGCGTACGCGTTGCTGACGGGGACCGCCGGCAGTTGAAGGACTGCCGGCGGTCCCGGCGGCGGACCACAAAAGCAAGCGCCCCGGTGGGGTGACCACCGGGGCGCTCGGAAGCTTTGGTGGTCAGCCGGTGAACGGTTCCGCGGCGACGATCTCGACGGTGACGGGCTTGCCGTTCGGCGCCTCGTACGTCGCCTTGTCGCCCTTCTTCTTGCCCAGGATCGCGGCGCCCAGGGGCGACTGCGGGGAGTACACGTCGATGTCCACCGACGCGTCCAGGGCGAGCAGTTCGCGGGAGCCGAGCAGGAACGTCTCGACATCGTCGTCACCGGCGAACGTGATCGACACCTTCATCCCCGGCTCGATCTTGCCGCCGGCCTTCGGGGTCTCGCCGACCCGGGCGCGGCGGAGCATGTCCTCCAGCTGCCGGATCCGGGCCTCGACCTTGCCCTGCTCGTCCTTCGCGGCGTGGTAGCCGCCGTTCTCCTTGAGGTCGCCCTCGTCCCTGGCCTCGCTGATCCGCTGGGTGATCTCGGCACGGGCCGGGCCCTTCAGGTGCTCGAGCTCGGACTTCAGCTGGTCGTAACCGTCCTGCGTCAGCCAGACAACGCTGTCCTCATCGATCTTCTGCGTCACGGGCTGCTCCTTGTGTTGGGATGGGCAGGAAATACTGCTGGCCGCCGTCGTCGACGGCGACCATTCCATCGAGCGTAGCAAGAGACCACGGATCACGCAGGGGTTCTCAGGCGTCGCAAACGCTCGGAAGGCGCTTGCCGTCAGCGTGAATCGCCCCCTTTCCACCGAGTCACGGCAACCGATTGCCCACCCACCCACCCACCGCGGCCCGGCGTCCGCCGGCCCCAAACCGGTTTGGGGAGTTCAGACCCCCCGATTTGGCCGGTTGCCCTCCCCGAACCGGTTTGGGAGTGCGGGGGCCGGGCGGGGGGGGGCAGGGTCAGCGGGGGCGGTGCTGGGTGGGGGTGGTGCAGCCGACCAGGACGACCGAGGTGGCCGCGCGCTGGGTGGTCAGGGTGACGGGGAGCGTCTGGTGCCGGGCGGAATCCGCGGGGACCGTCACCGTCACCTCGCCGACGATCGAGAAGTCCGCCGCCTTCGCCTGTACCCGGCAGCTGGCCTCCTCGGACTTGCTCCGTTCGACCTTGATCGTCGCCTTCGCGCTCGTCGGCGAGACGATCTCGAACCCCTGCAACTGCGACGTCACCGCCGGATTCGACTGGATCCAGGCCACCCACACCAGCCAGACCAGCGCGGTCAGCGCGAGCACGCCCAGGCCGCCGATCACGAGCGGCCGGCGGGAACGCGCGGGCTTTCCGTACCGGGCGTTCAGGTCGGTACCGGAGTCGGTACCAGGGCCGGTGCCGGGGGACGTCGGAGAGTCGATCACAGGTCAGTCCAGGGGGTCGGTCGTGGGTTTTGCCGGGTGTCGTAGGACCATTGTGTCTTGTGAGTGGAGATCTTCGGTTGTTGCATGTGCACGCCCACCCGGACGACGAGTCGAGCAAGGGCGCCGCGTCCACCGCCAGGTACGTGGCCGAAGGCGTGGAAGTGCTGGTCGCCACGTGTACGGGCGGGGAACGCGGATCGATCCTGAACCCGAAAATGGACCGGCCGGAAGTGCTGGCGAACATCACCGAGATCCGCCGCAAGGAGATGGACAGCGCGCGCGAGATCCTCGGCATCCGGCAGGAGTGGCTCGGCTGGGTGGACTCCGGTTTCCCGGAGGGCGATCCGCTGCCGCCGCTGCCGGAGGGCTGCTTCGCGGGGCAGAAGGTGGAGGACGCCGCCGCGCCGCTGGTGAAGCTGATCCGCGAGTTCCGGCCGCAGGTGGTCACGACGTACGACGAGAACGGCGGGTACCCGCACCCCGACCACGTGATGTGCCACCAGATCACGGTGGCGGCGTTCGAGGCGGCGGGGGACAAGGACGCGTACCCGGAGCTTGGTGAGCCCTGGCAGCCGCTGAAGCTGTACTACCACCACACGTTCCACTACGAGCGGATGAAGGCACTGCACGACGCGATGGTCGAGCGCGGGCTCGAGTCGCCGTACGCGGAGCGGCTGAAGGACTGGAAGCCGGACCCGGAGAACGAGCGCCGGATCACCACCCGGGTGGAGTGCGCCGAGTACTTCGAGGTGCGCGACCAGGCGCTGCTCGCGCACGCGACCCAGATCGACCCGGACGGTTCCTGGTTCGCGGTGCCGCTGGCCGTACATCAGGCGGCCTGGCCGACCGAGGACTACGAGCTGGCGCGGAGTCTGGTCGAGTCGGAGCTGCCTGAGAACGACCTGTTCGCGGGGCTCCGCTGACGGGCGGCACGGACAATGAGAGAATGGTGGCGTGACAGCGATGATCTCCCTTCAGACGGCCGAGATCGACCCGAACGTGGTGAAGCCGGGTTGGATCGCGCTGCTCATCGTGCTCGCTCTCGGTGCCGTCACGGTGCTGCTGTGGCTGAGCATGCGCAAACAGCTGAGGCGGATCGACGTGGACGGCGCTGGTGCGGACGGCCCAGCACGGTCCGGCGACCCAGCGAGTCCGGACAACTCGCCGTCCCCGGCTGGCGATGCAGCGCCGAAGACTTCGGAGACCCCGACGACGTCGACTGAAGCCAAGGAACACACCTCGCACTGATGTCGGTTGGGTAGCCGGCGCGCTGACTCAGCGCGCTCGTTTCGTCGCGCTGACGGTGCGCTGACGCGGTGCGCGGGCGTCGTGACTTCGGCCCCGTGCGCTGACTCCGTGCGCTGACTCCGCGCGCTGGTTCGGTCGCGCTCGGGTGAGTCGGCTGGGTCTCGGTGTGGTACCGGTTGGAACACCCTGATCACGACATGGTTTCGGACTGGGCTGCCCACCTCCACGTGACCCTATAGTGAGCCGCGTGCTGACAGGAGCCCACGTTCGGTCCGTACGTTGACGGCGGCCCGCGGTCAACGGGTGGCCCGGCATCGCATGCCCGGACGCCTGGTCGCGGGCGGGGTCGCGGCCGTCGTGGTCGCATCGGTGGCGCTGGTGATCGCCCTGTTCGCGGCCGGCAGTCAGCCGCAGAACGCCGGTCTGCTCGGTGGTCCGAGCCTGTTCGTCTCCTGGCTGGTGCCGTTCTTCCGGCTGATCTCCACGCTGGCGACCGTCGGTTGCGCCGGCGCGTTGCTCGCCGCGGTGGTCCTGCTCAGGATCGACGGCGGCCCGCTCGGCGTACAGGGCCGGCGCGCGGTCCGGGACGCGAGCAACTCGGCCGTCATCTGGGCGGGGTGCGCGTTCGCCGGCGCGATCGTGACCGCGGCAGTCATGCTCAACACCCCCGTACGCCTGCTGCGTCTCCGCCTCGACGACGCGCTCGGCGTACCCGAGGTCAAGTCGCTGCTGATCACGGGCATCCTGGTTCTCGCGCTGGCGATCGGCATCCGGCGCGTACAGACCGCATCCGCCGCGAGCCTCGGCGTACTCGTCGCGATCGGCGCGCTCGTACCGACGGCCGTGACGACGTATCCACGGAACGAGTCGTACGTAGTACTGGCCGGAATCGCCCTGGTCATCCACGTGATCGCGGCAACCACCTGGATCGGCGGCCTCGCCGGCCTGGTCCGCTACGGCCGCGCCAGCCGCGGCGGCCTGCCGATCGTCCTCGAGCGCTACGGCCAGGTCGCGTACGTCTCGTCGATCGCCGTAGTCCTCAGCGGCCTGATCACCGCCGCCGGCCGCCTGGCCGCGATGAGCAACGGCTGGAGCGGGATCTTCAGCACCCTCACCTCAAACCCGTACGGCGCCCTCCTGATCGCCAAGGTCATCGCCTTCGCCATCCTCATCACCCTCGCCACCCTCCACCGCACCCACTCCCACGGCGACCTCCTCACCGGCGGCCGCCCCTTCTGGCGAGTAGTAGCCACCGAACTAGCCACCATGGCCCTAACCCTCGGCCTTTCCGTAGCCCTCTCCCAAACCGCTTAGCACTACTGCCTGGAACTACGGTTGGGGGTATGGCGAACGAGCTTGGGGCTTCGGCTAGTCCGTATTTGCGGCAGCACGCGGGGAATCCGGTGGAGTGGCGGGAGTGGGGGGCCGCGGCGTTCGCGGAGGCGCGGGAGCGGGGCGTGCCGGTGTTCTTGTCGGTGGGGTACTCGGCTTGTCACTGGTGTCATGTAATGGCGCATGAGTCGTTCGAGGATGTGGAGACGGCGGCGTACCTGAGTGCGCACTTTGTCAGTGTGAAGGTGGATCGGGAGGAGCGGCCGGACGTCGACGCGATTTATATGGCGGCGACGGTGGCGATGACGGGGCAGGGTGGGTGGCCGATGTCGGTGTTTCTGACGCCGGCGGGGGAGCCGTTCTTCTGTGGTACGTATTTTCCGAAGGATGCGCGCGGTGGGATGGCGTCGTTCCGGCAAGTGCTGGAGGCGATCGCCGACGCGTGGCGGAACCGGCGCGAGCAGCTTGACGGGATCGGCAAGCGGGTGGTCGATCAGCTCGGCGCGCGGCAGCAGCTGGGCGGCGGCTCGTTGGACACCGCGCGGGCGGTGGAGTTGTTGAAGACCGAGTTCGACCCGGTGGATGCCGGGTTCGGGCGGGCGCCGAAGTTCCCGCCGTCGATGGTGCTCGACTTCCTGCTCCGGCACCACCGGCGTACGGGCAACGGCGACGCGCTCGCGATGGTGGCCCAGACCTGCGAGCGGATGGCGCGCGGCGGCATGTACGACCAGCTGGCCGGCGGCTTCGCGCGGTACTCGGTGGACGGCCAGTGGATCGTGCCGCATTTCGAGAAGATGCTGTACGACAACGCGCTCCTGCTGGACGTCTACACGCAGTGGTGGGCGATCTCCGGTGACCCGCTGGCGCGGCGGATCGCGACCGAGACCGCCGACTTCCTGCTGGCCGAGTTGCGTACGCCGGAAGGTGGTTTCGCGTCCGCGCTCGACGCCGACACGGACGGTACGGAGGGCAAGTACTACGCCTGGACGCCTGACGAGCTGCGCGACGTACTGGGCGCGGACGCCGGCTGGGTGATCGACCTTTGCGAGGTGACCGGCACTTTCGAGCACGGATCGTCCGTACTGCAGTTGCGCCGGGACCCCGATGAGCGCTGGGCCCCGGTACGCGCGAAGCTGCTGGAAGCGCGCAACCGGCGTACATATCCAGGCCGTGACGACAAGGTGGTTGCAGGTTGGAACGGGCTCGCCATCACCGCCCTTACCCGTGCGGGCGTGGTCCTGGATCGGCCGGAGTACATCGAGGCCGCACGGGCCGCCGCCGAATTGATCCGGTCGGTACACCTCGACGCGGAGACCGGCCGGCTGCACCGGACCTCGCGGGACGGCACGCGGGGTACCGCGCACGGCGTCCTTGAGGACTATGCGGCCTTCGCGCAGGGCTGTCTGACGTTGCTCGGGGCAACCGGCGACCTGGTCTGGTTCACGACCGCGGAAGCCTTGCTGGACAGGACTCTGGAGCAATTTATTGCCGATGGCTCCTATTTTGACACCGCGGCGGACGCCGAAGAGCTGATCTGGCGCCCGCAGGACGCGACCGACAATGCCACGCCGTCCGGGGCCAGCCTTGCCGCCGAGGCTTTCACCACACTGGCCAGCCTGACCGGATCGGCCCGGTACGA
The genomic region above belongs to Kribbella solani and contains:
- a CDS encoding MFS transporter, which translates into the protein MTTQTPTPAGTAPARMTWDARLWGALLVVCGVIFLDGLDVSMVGMSLPSIGADLGVSLSSLQWVVTGYVLGYGGLLLLGGRTADLLGRRRVFLIALGVFAVVSMLSSLATNPELLIAARFVKGIAAAFTAPAALSIITTTFHEGPDRNRALSIFTTCAASGFSMGLILGGALTEVGWRWTFLMPGPVALIVLLFGIKLIPSSPRDDASGGYDVPGAITVTGGMLALVYAVVGAEHAGWVSVQTIGLFVLAAVLLAGFVAIELRTKNPLVRLGILRNPSLRRANLAILTVFGSYVAFQLIGTMYLQNLLGWSSFQTALGFLPAGILVVTLSPNVGKIVDRVGTEKMIIVSMALFVAGYALSQRIGPESEYFSTVFPTIMLLGLGFAIGFPSLNIQAVSGVPDHEQGLASGLFNTSNQVGGAVVLAIVTAVISSQTVGVTAPTGVLSAYKSGLGVVTGIAALGLVIALTGLRGLKARRAAEEAEAAELAAVQKELAAEEMEPAA
- a CDS encoding IS3 family transposase codes for the protein MACLESPATTLKAQAVTALKADHRLEVLLEVAGLARSTFFYHQARLASPDPRAALKTAIREVFENNKGRYGHRRVHRELVTAGWRVAKKTVLALMRRLGLVCLVRRRRRYNSFKGQTSTTGATGKTAPNLLARDFTATAPNRKWVTDVTEFAIAGRKLYLSPVMDLFDRQIIAYTTSDSPNLQLTNSSLQQALTTQRPSPGLLVHSDQGFQYQHHSWQALLTTARATQSMSRKANCYDNAIIENFFGHLKEELFHHTTFTSADAFTTALADYIHWYNNHRTSTTLKGLSPVQYRTQTLTA
- a CDS encoding helix-turn-helix domain-containing protein, which codes for MPGKRVFSFEVKREVVRRFLAGETKVALAREFELSSPKLIENWARKYRDEGDDGLRPKRPGRPPGAGGGDRGRSAGELGEVSELERLRRENERLRAENAYLGKLRALRAQQRR
- a CDS encoding MFS transporter; translation: MSILRHPDFRRLWAADLLSQLGTRLTMGAIPLLAVLNLNASTLQVALLRTCETAAWLGLGLFAGAWADRIRCRPVLVYADLLRALLFASIPIAWWFGVLTLTQLYLVLIPAGVLTVLFDVAHNSYLPRLLDRDQLLPGNAKLAANHSIGAVVGAGASGLLVQWLGAALTIGLDALSFLWSALWLRSIRTPEAEPVRPERPGLRREIGAGLRYVFHHPLLRPLALNTMVTMLFQSAAGAIMIVYLVREVHLQPATIGVLSMIGLLGAIVASTVTEKISRRYGDARTLLLSSTGIAVAFTVQALTAPGWQVTWFVAGTLLAGFCIIVSYILQVSTQQRLCPPDLQGRVSATMSFVSWSATPLGSLLGGTLGTTFGLHPTLWITGLGTLAGTTFLYLSPLRHLRTIPAKAVAT
- a CDS encoding ATP-binding cassette domain-containing protein codes for the protein MAAIEASGLVKTFKGRKNTVKALDGIDLDVPEGSVLGLLGPNGAGKTTTVRVLTTLMKPDAGTARVLGHDVVKDADMVRSLVGLSGQYAAVDELLTGRENLWMFGRLYRLGSQQAKERAEELLATFDLTEAADRTLKTYSGGMRRRLDLAGSLIAHPKVLFLDEPTTGLDPRSRIDLWKIIRDRVREGVTILLTTQYLEEADELADSIAVVDHGSVIARGTADELKAKVGGERIEVVVHDPADTTRALELLTTALGVADPESTTIEEHTRRLTVPAPGGSSTLVEVIRTLDAARIRIADIGLRRPTLDDVFLTLTGHEAEQKESL
- a CDS encoding ABC transporter permease produces the protein MSVELPAKVNPLSRALSDAGILAWRSLKRIPRTPDMLIYATIQPIMFVLLFAYVFGNAIPIPGFPGPRAYREFLMSGIFAQTMAFAVASASVGLADDMSKGLIDRFRSLPMARSGVIAGRVIGDLVFNAFVMLIMVICGFIVGWRWHNGIGQALAAFAILLLFAFAMLWVGALIGLSVGGPEVASSAGLIWLFPLTFLSNAFVPTPQLPKALQPVAEWNPISSIVAACRHLFGNPSPFASPDGFPAQHPVWLSLIWCVAIIAVFAPLAVRKYRSATGH
- the greA gene encoding transcription elongation factor GreA, which translates into the protein MTQKIDEDSVVWLTQDGYDQLKSELEHLKGPARAEITQRISEARDEGDLKENGGYHAAKDEQGKVEARIRQLEDMLRRARVGETPKAGGKIEPGMKVSITFAGDDDVETFLLGSRELLALDASVDIDVYSPQSPLGAAILGKKKGDKATYEAPNGKPVTVEIVAAEPFTG
- a CDS encoding DUF4307 domain-containing protein, which produces MIDSPTSPGTGPGTDSGTDLNARYGKPARSRRPLVIGGLGVLALTALVWLVWVAWIQSNPAVTSQLQGFEIVSPTSAKATIKVERSKSEEASCRVQAKAADFSIVGEVTVTVPADSARHQTLPVTLTTQRAATSVVLVGCTTPTQHRPR
- the mca gene encoding mycothiol conjugate amidase Mca, encoding MSGDLRLLHVHAHPDDESSKGAASTARYVAEGVEVLVATCTGGERGSILNPKMDRPEVLANITEIRRKEMDSAREILGIRQEWLGWVDSGFPEGDPLPPLPEGCFAGQKVEDAAAPLVKLIREFRPQVVTTYDENGGYPHPDHVMCHQITVAAFEAAGDKDAYPELGEPWQPLKLYYHHTFHYERMKALHDAMVERGLESPYAERLKDWKPDPENERRITTRVECAEYFEVRDQALLAHATQIDPDGSWFAVPLAVHQAAWPTEDYELARSLVESELPENDLFAGLR